Within the Enterobacter bugandensis genome, the region TCTCCATTATCGGGCGCAGCGGATCGGGCAAAAGCACGCTGCTGCGCTGCATCAACGGCCTGGAAGGGTATCAGGACGGGAGCATCAAGCTGGGCGGCATGACCATTACCGACCGGGATTCTCAGGCGCGCGAAATCAGCCGCTCGGTCGGGATGGTGTTCCAGAGCTTCAACCTGTTCCCGCACATGACGGCGCTGGAGAACGTGATGCTCGCCCCGCGTCGGGTGCTGAAGAAAAGCGCCGCCGAATGCCGCGAACTAGCCCAGCGCATGCTGGAGAAAGTGGGGCTTGGCGATCGTCTGGATTACTACCCGTCGAGCCTCTCCGGCGGCCAGCAGCAGCGCGTGGCGATTGCCCGCGCGCTGGCGATGTCGCCGAAAGTTTTACTCTGCGACGAGATCACCTCCGCGCTCGACCCGGAGCTGGTGGGCGAAGTGCTCAAGGTGCTGGAGCAGCTGGCGGCCGAGGGGATGACCCTGATTCTCGTGACCCATGAAATGAATTTTGCCCGCGAAGTGGGCGACCGCGTGGTGTTTATGCACCAGGGGAAAGTCTGGGAGCAGGGCGACAGCAAAACGCTGTTCGCCAACCCGCAGACCACGGAACTGAAGCAGTTCATCTCCTCCGTGCGCGGCCTCAACTGATAAGGACTTAACAATGGATATCGCACACTTTCCGCAAATCAACCCGCCCCAGCGCCTGCTGATGGGGCCGGGGCCGATCAACGCCGACCCGCGCGTGCTGCGCGCCATGTCGAGCCAGCTGATTGGCCAGTACGATCCGGCCATGACCCACTACATGAACGAGGTGATGGCGCTCTATCGCGGCGTGTTTCGCACCGAGAACCGCTGGACGATGCTGGTGGACGGCACCTCCCGCGCGGGGATTGAAGCCATTCTGGTCTCCGCCATCCGCCCCGGAGATAAAGTGCTGGTGCCGGTCTTTGGCCGCTTTGGACACCTGCTGTGCGAAATTGCCCGCCGCTGCCGCGCGGAGGTGCACACCATCGAGGTGCCGTGGGGCGAGGTGTTTACCCCGGACCAGGTGGAGGATGCGATTAAGCGTATTCGTCCGCGCCTGCTGCTGACCGTGCAGGGTGACACCTCCACCACCATGCTGCAGCCGCTCGCCGAGCTCGGCGCCATCTGCCGCCGCTACGACGTGCTGTTTTACACCGATGCCACCGCGTCGCTCGGCGGCAACGCGCTGGAGACCGACGCATGGGGGCTGGACGCCGTCTCGGCCGGGATGCAGAAGTGCCTCGGCGGCCCGTCGGGCACGTCGCCGATCACCCTGAGCGCGCGCATGGAGGAGGCGATCCGCCGCCGCAAATGCGTTGAGGAGGGCATTCGCACCGACGCCCACCGCGACGGCGATGAGGAGATGATCTACTCCAACTACTTCGATCTCGGCATGGTGATGGACTACTGGGGGCCGGAGCGCCTGAACCACCACACCGAAGCGACCACCGCGCTGTTTGGCGCCCGCGAGTGCGCGCGTCTGATCCTGCAGGAAGGGCTGGATAACGGCATCGCCCGCCACAGGCTGCACGGCGATGCGCTGCTGAAGGGCATTCAGGCGATGGGGCTGGAGACCTTTGGCGATCTGAAGCACAAGATGAACAACGTGCTGGGCGTGGTCATCCCGCAGGGCGTTAACGGCGACCAGGTGCGTAAGCTGATGCTGGAGGATTTCGGGATTGAAATCGGCACCTCGTTTGGCCCGCTGCACGGCAAGGTGTGGCGCATCGGCACCATGGGCTACAACGCGCGCAAGGACTGCGTGATGACCACCCTGAGCGCGCTGGAGTCGGTGCTGAACTACCTGAAATTCACCACCACGCAGGGTGCGGCGATGCAGGCCGCGTGGGACCACTATCGCCGCGAGACGCCGCAATGAGCCCGGCGGCAGAACGGGTGATGGCCCGCGCCGACGCGCTGGCCACCATCAGCGAAACCCCGGATGCGCTGACCCGGGTCTATCTCTCCACGCAGCATCAGCAGGCCAATCAGCTGGTGGGGCAGTGGATGAGCCAGGCGGGCATGACCGTCTGGCAGGACAGCGTGGGCAACATCTGCGGACGCTATGAGGGGGCGCAGGAAGGGGCGCAGGCGGTGCTGCTCGGATCGCATCTGGATACCGTGCGCAACGCGGGACGCTACGACGGTATGCTTGGGGTGCTCACGGCCATTGAAGTGGTGGACAGCCTGCATCAGCAGGGTATGCATCTGGCGCAGGCCATCGAGATTGTCGGCTTTTGCGATGAAGAGGGCACCCGCTTCGGCATTACGCTGTTAGGCAGCCGGGGGCTGACGGGCAGCTGGCCGCAGGGCTGGCTGGAAAAAACTGACGCCAGCGGCATCAGCGTGGCGCAGGCGATGACCCAGACGGGGCTCGATCCTGCCCGCGTGTCGCATGCCGCAAGGCGTCAGGAAGATTTCAGCGCCTATCTCGAGCTGCATATTGAGCAGGGGCCGTGCCTTGAGCAGGAGGCACTCGCGCTTGGCGTGGTGGAAGCCATTAACGGCGCCCGTCGCCTGAACTGTCGCTTCACCGGCGAGGCCGGACATGCGGGAACCGTGCCGATGCACCACCGCAGGGACGCGCTGGCCGCCGCCGCCGAGTGGATGGTTATCATTGAAAACGCTACCCGACAGCAGGGCGGCAACCTGGTGGCGACGGTAGGGGAATTGCGCTGTCTGCCGGGAGCGGTCAACGTGATCCCCGGTGAGGTTCAGCTCTCGCTCGATATTCGCGGCCCGCAGGATGCACCGCTGGACAGGTTGCTCAACGACCTGCTGGAACATGCCCGGGCAATCGCATCGCGCCGCGGGCTGGCATTTAGCGCCGAGGAGTTTTACCGCATTGCCGCCACGCCGTGCGATCTGCACCTGCAGAACGTGCTGGGGGAGGCCGTAAAATCGGTACAGGGACGCTCGCTGTCGCTGCCCAGCGGCGCGGGCCACGATGCGATTGCCATCGCGGAACGCTGGCCGGTGGGCATGCTGTTCGTGCGCTGCAGGGGCGGAGTCAGCCACCACCCGGCGGAATCGGTGATGGCTGAGGATGTTGCGCTGGCGATTGAGGCGTTTTCGCGTGCGGTGATTCAGCTGGCGGATCGCGTTACTCCAGCCCCAGCGTATACTGCGCGATCTTAAAGTAGATAATCAGCCCGGTACCGTCGATAAGCGTCGCGATAAACGGCGCGGAGACGACCGCCGGGTCAATGCCGCAGCGCTTGAGCACCATCGGGATCACTGACGACACAATCGCGCTCCAGAGCGTAATGCATACCAGCGTCAGGCTGACGATAAGCGTGATTTCCAGCCCGATACCCATCATCCAGGCGCGGATGCACCCGGCAATACCGAGCGTCACGGCAATCATCAGCGAGGTGGTCATCTCTTTGCGCAGCACGCGGCCTACGTCGCGCAAATGCACTTCACCCAGCGCCATGGCGCGCACCAGCGTGGAGGTGATCTGCGTTCCGCTGTTGCCACCCGTGCCGATCAGCAGCGGAATAAAGAACGCCAGCGCGATGGCAGACT harbors:
- a CDS encoding amino acid ABC transporter ATP-binding protein, which encodes MPLITINQVQKYYGDNHVLKGVDLDIDMGQVISIIGRSGSGKSTLLRCINGLEGYQDGSIKLGGMTITDRDSQAREISRSVGMVFQSFNLFPHMTALENVMLAPRRVLKKSAAECRELAQRMLEKVGLGDRLDYYPSSLSGGQQQRVAIARALAMSPKVLLCDEITSALDPELVGEVLKVLEQLAAEGMTLILVTHEMNFAREVGDRVVFMHQGKVWEQGDSKTLFANPQTTELKQFISSVRGLN
- a CDS encoding pyridoxal-phosphate-dependent aminotransferase family protein; translated protein: MDIAHFPQINPPQRLLMGPGPINADPRVLRAMSSQLIGQYDPAMTHYMNEVMALYRGVFRTENRWTMLVDGTSRAGIEAILVSAIRPGDKVLVPVFGRFGHLLCEIARRCRAEVHTIEVPWGEVFTPDQVEDAIKRIRPRLLLTVQGDTSTTMLQPLAELGAICRRYDVLFYTDATASLGGNALETDAWGLDAVSAGMQKCLGGPSGTSPITLSARMEEAIRRRKCVEEGIRTDAHRDGDEEMIYSNYFDLGMVMDYWGPERLNHHTEATTALFGARECARLILQEGLDNGIARHRLHGDALLKGIQAMGLETFGDLKHKMNNVLGVVIPQGVNGDQVRKLMLEDFGIEIGTSFGPLHGKVWRIGTMGYNARKDCVMTTLSALESVLNYLKFTTTQGAAMQAAWDHYRRETPQ
- the hpxK gene encoding allantoate amidohydrolase encodes the protein MSPAAERVMARADALATISETPDALTRVYLSTQHQQANQLVGQWMSQAGMTVWQDSVGNICGRYEGAQEGAQAVLLGSHLDTVRNAGRYDGMLGVLTAIEVVDSLHQQGMHLAQAIEIVGFCDEEGTRFGITLLGSRGLTGSWPQGWLEKTDASGISVAQAMTQTGLDPARVSHAARRQEDFSAYLELHIEQGPCLEQEALALGVVEAINGARRLNCRFTGEAGHAGTVPMHHRRDALAAAAEWMVIIENATRQQGGNLVATVGELRCLPGAVNVIPGEVQLSLDIRGPQDAPLDRLLNDLLEHARAIASRRGLAFSAEEFYRIAATPCDLHLQNVLGEAVKSVQGRSLSLPSGAGHDAIAIAERWPVGMLFVRCRGGVSHHPAESVMAEDVALAIEAFSRAVIQLADRVTPAPAYTARS